One Channa argus isolate prfri chromosome 15, Channa argus male v1.0, whole genome shotgun sequence DNA segment encodes these proteins:
- the LOC137099348 gene encoding keratin, type I cytoskeletal 14-like isoform X2, producing the protein MSIIKRRKYFQKKSGGDKMSQWQVLRAGRVSRAALGSVHHGPVISVHSSTATTTSAAPESSRMFCLSKQKLTMHHLNRRLALYLEQVLCLQMANQRLEHQIKDLLNRMCPRELKEIDGHLRTASVLQDQISECLTAQAHMKMQLMDAELNIFNFNARCGKEREYREHLEKELSNLRWQEEELKANKLPELQSLLNSQTQQLAELQIQHQQGLLAQVLGGISLEVQTAESSDLVQQLDELRPFNTTLLNRIENKCWLDTQVSMLNSPEMCRDSSVGSEFVRGELEELRRAEASLEEELTQMQALFVFWFI; encoded by the exons ATGAGTataataaagagaagaaaatattttcagaaaaagTCAGGGGGGGATAAGATGTCACAGTGGCAGGTTCTTCGTGCAGGGAGAGTGTCCCGGGCAGCTCTGGGTTCTGTTCATCATGGACCTGTGATTTCAGTGCATAGCAGCACAGCTACTACAACTTCTGCGGCTCCAGAAAGCAGCAGAATGTTCTGTTTGTCCAAACAGAAACTTACCATGCACCATTTGAACAGGAGACTGGCCTTGTACTTGGAGCAG GTCCTATGTCTGCAGATGGCTAATCAAAGGCTCGAACATCAGATCAAAGATTTGCTGAACAGAATGTGTCCCAGAGAACTGAAAGAGATAGATGGACACCTAAGGACAGCATCTGTGCTGCAGGACCAG ATCAGTGAATGTCTCACAGCACAGGCTCACATGAAGATGCAGCTGATGGATGCAGAGCTTAACATCTTTAACTTCAATGCCAG GTGTGGAAAGGAACGTGAGTACCGTGAGCATTTGGAAAAAGAGCTTAGCAACCTGAGGTGGCAGGAGGAAGAACTAAAGGCTAATAAACTGCCAGAGCTCCAGAGTCTGCTGAACagtcaaacacaacaactagCAGAGCTACAGATTCAACATCAACAG GGTCTCCTGGCCCAGGTATTAGGAGGCATCAGCTTAGAGGTGCAGACTGCTGAGTCGTCAGACCTAGTCCAGCAACTGGATGAGCTGAGACCGTTTAACACAACCCTGCTCAACAGAATCGAGAACAAATGCTGGCTAGACACACAG GTGTCCATGCTGAATTCTCCAGAGATGTGCCGTGACTCTTCAGTGGGGTCAGAGTTTGTTCGGGGTGAGCTTGAGGAATTGCGAAGAGCAGAAGCCAgtctggaggaggagctgaCACAGATGCAGGCTCTG TTTGTCTTTTGGTTTATATAG
- the LOC137099348 gene encoding uncharacterized protein isoform X1, with product MSIIKRRKYFQKKSGGDKMSQWQVLRAGRVSRAALGSVHHGPVISVHSSTATTTSAAPESSRMFCLSKQKLTMHHLNRRLALYLEQVLCLQMANQRLEHQIKDLLNRMCPRELKEIDGHLRTASVLQDQISECLTAQAHMKMQLMDAELNIFNFNARCGKEREYREHLEKELSNLRWQEEELKANKLPELQSLLNSQTQQLAELQIQHQQGLLAQVLGGISLEVQTAESSDLVQQLDELRPFNTTLLNRIENKCWLDTQVSMLNSPEMCRDSSVGSEFVRGELEELRRAEASLEEELTQMQALNILLEASGLKQTESFELQLLDLQQRGDSLCRELDSVLQAAAQHTANHQNLLDIKNQLEMEMQDYGKLLAKLAKQKGQLYDNYRRQAPRDRTVCVQGENLWTIGVPRGLICAVGQAPVVSPITIIQLPVTVQLPQRKLSNNLSEIPTSDLIESLHMPVKQKTGALPKITGSESMTLMDAMIKRQSSPLASKMDINAAQGISMLVHDELSARVAAVQVQPETFTYNGPTQEIGLQANKTDKNMQTEISKAKCGAKAELKEELYHGRQTASTDPSKESAAGLKTEIGNVILHQTGSVRDKNEDPDQIMSYRLRSRSETGKVAVPAYEASGSSNALVGISSELTIVDHKGTSQIIRLDQSLALSDKSNSKPNKILKDKDTRYCSENNAFSGPESNSNFESKTAGTEERVEVVGSKEKNCFHKTTEVKLTPAVQHLNNLVGTEVLFSPTELKKSVSLTDSGVALSSSDLEELPSPTETDVFLSPTKTRFSPEICPHLVETEELIGLTDQVFCTVYPEYHCSSTDLSINDPEGYVSPNYTEKCLSQVMTERSSSPKGEEDWEASLILTKGKAQVRTLEKYVFSKKEFCGGQPLREGDRCRTVTISVTEGDSLCFGSFEDNESRSKSIGGLGFTGPGCISIVADKKEQLDNDPFYWKNVRDSKKNNSIVADNNKEHKDTTSMGSALTRHSGSIAACNSAAADFSGTTKSSGVVSSAESAVAADEQGRFGHGSRGWMLYRGGLGDKSRLYSDTNLTSEGTKEGPSMATPTRCLSETGRFGRRGSGEWYVYRSRNSQGGGSLPREGGAQSMSVATNLATTNPAETGRSDKTESRGFNLLRTGSEERGETDMLPTSRQQGTGRFDSRINKEGMQMASYAETSPNKEIRRSDNQARCKWMVNRSDSFSRERKESLPKNTNMATSPPGTGRFGSSGDLRVYGRNIGFMSKLTCSNAKSEESPSLARELATSAGRFGSGGSGEWRVYGGNTGHFSSVKGADKINVSADEGQKLSLPIGPRLSSTGSGGRLSSGSVVRRCHSVGSNGRLSSSGSGGRLSTSPSRYRISSSGKPIYRSASGSRSNMGYATQPTGGRTTSIKTAPSPRGRTSANRSSSGGLSSSTNGGIGGISSTGSMSQVSGSGSTDRISSPASGGFSSSSGTGRATSSGGRVISSSDWLKRNPGCGAKGNKERISICKMAALSISAAGRERSQERRRPT from the exons ATGAGTataataaagagaagaaaatattttcagaaaaagTCAGGGGGGGATAAGATGTCACAGTGGCAGGTTCTTCGTGCAGGGAGAGTGTCCCGGGCAGCTCTGGGTTCTGTTCATCATGGACCTGTGATTTCAGTGCATAGCAGCACAGCTACTACAACTTCTGCGGCTCCAGAAAGCAGCAGAATGTTCTGTTTGTCCAAACAGAAACTTACCATGCACCATTTGAACAGGAGACTGGCCTTGTACTTGGAGCAG GTCCTATGTCTGCAGATGGCTAATCAAAGGCTCGAACATCAGATCAAAGATTTGCTGAACAGAATGTGTCCCAGAGAACTGAAAGAGATAGATGGACACCTAAGGACAGCATCTGTGCTGCAGGACCAG ATCAGTGAATGTCTCACAGCACAGGCTCACATGAAGATGCAGCTGATGGATGCAGAGCTTAACATCTTTAACTTCAATGCCAG GTGTGGAAAGGAACGTGAGTACCGTGAGCATTTGGAAAAAGAGCTTAGCAACCTGAGGTGGCAGGAGGAAGAACTAAAGGCTAATAAACTGCCAGAGCTCCAGAGTCTGCTGAACagtcaaacacaacaactagCAGAGCTACAGATTCAACATCAACAG GGTCTCCTGGCCCAGGTATTAGGAGGCATCAGCTTAGAGGTGCAGACTGCTGAGTCGTCAGACCTAGTCCAGCAACTGGATGAGCTGAGACCGTTTAACACAACCCTGCTCAACAGAATCGAGAACAAATGCTGGCTAGACACACAG GTGTCCATGCTGAATTCTCCAGAGATGTGCCGTGACTCTTCAGTGGGGTCAGAGTTTGTTCGGGGTGAGCTTGAGGAATTGCGAAGAGCAGAAGCCAgtctggaggaggagctgaCACAGATGCAGGCTCTG AACATCCTGTTGGAAGCCTCCGGTTTGAAGCAGACAGAATCCTTTGAGCTGCAGCTGCTAGacctgcagcagagaggagacagtCTATGCAGAGAGCTAGACTCTGTGTTGCAGGCTGCAGCTCAGCACACTGCAAATCATCAGAACCTGTTGGATATCAAAAACCAGCTGGAGATGGAGATGCAAGACTATGGAAAACTACTGGCTAAACTGGCTAAACAAAAGGG CCAACTATATGACAACTATAGGAGACAAGCACCAAGGGACAGAACAGTCTGTGTTCAGGGAGAAAATCTCTGGACGATAGGGGTTCCAAGAGGCCTCATCTGTGCTGTTGGACAAGCACCAGTAGTTTCCCCTATTACCATAATCCAGTTACCAGTTACTGTGCAATTACCACAAAGAAAACTTTCAAACAACTTATCAGAGATACCGACTTCAGATCTGATAGAGTCACTTCATATGCctgtgaaacagaaaacaggagCTCTTCCCAAAATAACTGGAAGTGAATCCATGACCTTGATGGATGCAATGATCAAAAGGCAGAGCAGTCCACTGGCCTCTAAGATGGACATAAATGCTGCACAAGGAATCAGTATGTTGGTTCATGATGAACTATCTGCCAGGGTTGCTGCTGTTCAGGTTCAACCAGAAACTTTTACTTATAATGGACCTACACAAGAAATTGGGCTACAGGccaataaaacagacaaaaacatgcaaactgagATCTCCAAAGCCAAATGTGGTGCAAAAGCAGAACTAAAGGAAGAACTATATCATGGAAGACAAACGGCTTCAACTGATCCCAGCAAAGAAAGTGCTGCTGGGTTAAAGACAGAGATAGGTAATGTGATTTTACATCAAACAGGCTCAGTCCGGGATAAGAATGAAGATCCAGACCAAATTATGTCCTATCGTTTGAGGTCTAGATCAGAAACTGGGAAAGTTGCTGTTCCAGCATACGAGGCATCTGGGTCTAGTAATGCTCTGGTTGGGATCTCCAGTGAGTTGACCATAGTAGATCACAAAGGGACTTCACAAATTATCAGATTAGATCAGAGTTTAGCACTTTCTGATAAGTCCAACAGCAAACCAAATAAAATCCTTAAGGATAAGGATACGAGATATTGTAGTGAGAATAATGCTTTCAGTGGCCCAGAAAGTAACAGTAATTTTGAAAGCAAAACTGCAGGCACAGAGGAGAGGGTAGAAGTAGTGGGGAGCAAAGAGAAGAACTGTTTCCATAAGACCACAGAGGTTAAGCTGACCCCTGCTGtacagcatttaaataatttagtagGTACAGAAGTATTGTTTAGTCCCACAGAGTTGAAAAAATCTGTAAGTCTAACAGATTCAGGTGTCGCTTTGAGTTCATCTGACCTGGAAGAGCTTCCAAGTCCTACAGAAACTGATGTATTCTTGAGCCCAACAAAAACTCGCTTTAGTCCAGAAATATGTCCACACCTAGTTGAAACAGAGGAGTTGATAGGTTTGACAGATCAAGTGTTTTGCACAGTTTACCCAGAATATCATTGTAGTAGCACTGATTTGAGCATAAATGATCCAGAGGGGTATGTCAGTCCAAATTatacagaaaagtgtttaaGTCAAGTCATGACAGAGAGATCTTCAAGTCCAAAGGGAGAGGAAGACTGGGAAGCATCCCTGATTCTAACAAAGGGAAAAGCACAAGTGAGAACACTGGAGAAATACGTTTTCTCAAAAAAAGAATTTTGTGGTGGACAACCTttgagagaaggagacagatgTAGAACAGTCACAATTTCAGTGACAGAGGGAGATAgtttgtgttttggatcatttgaAGATAACGAATCAAGAAGCAAAAGTATTGGAGGCTTGGGGTTCACAGGTCCGGGTTGTATTAGTATTGTAGCAGATAAAAAAGAACAGCTTGATAATGATCCATTTTATTGGAAAAATGTcagagacagtaaaaaaaataacagcattgTTGCAGATAATAATAAAGAACATAAAGATACTACCAGCATGGGAAGTGCTTTGACTAGACATTCAGGAAGTATTGCTGCTTGCaacagtgctgctgctgattttagTGGCACAACTAAATCATCAGGTGTAGTCAGTAGTGCAGAATCTGCTGTTGCGGCAGATGAACAGGGAAGATTCGGGCATGGAAGCAGGGGATGGATGCTTTATCGAGGTGGTCTTGGAGACAAAAGCCGTCTGTATTCTGACACTAACCTAACCAGTGAAGGGACCAAAGAAGGCCCATCGATGGCCACACCTACAAGATGCCTCTCAGAAACAGGCAGGTTTGGCAGAAGAGGGAGTGGGGAGTGGTATGTTTATAGAAGCCGAAACAGCCAGGGTGGTGGTAGTTTACCCAGGGAAGGAGGGGCACAAAGCATGTCAGTCGCTACAAACCTTGCTACAACCAACCCGGCAGAAACAGGGAGATCTGACAAAACAGAGAGTAGGGgttttaatttactcagaacaggaagtgaagaaagAGGGGAAACTGACATGCTCCCTACAAGCAGGCAACAAGGGACTGGAAGATTTGACAGCAGGATAAATAAAGAGGGGATGCAGATGGCTTCATATGCTGAAACAAGTCCAAACAAAGAAATAAGGAGGTCTGATAACCAAGCAAGATGCAAGTGGATGGTTAATCGCAGTGATAGCTTCTCCAGAGAGCGCAAAGAAAGCCTGCCAAAAAACACTAACATGGCAACAAGCCCACCAGGTACAGGAAGGTTTGGCAGCAGTGGTGATCTGAGAGTTTATGGCAGGAATATTGGATTTATGAGCAAATTAACTTGTAGCAATGCAAAGAGCGAAGAAAGCCCATCGTTAGCCAGAGAACTTGCAACAAGCGCGGGCAGGTTTGGTAGTGGAGGGAGTGGAGAGTGGAGAGTTTATGGTGGGAACACTGGACATTTTAGTAGTGTTAAAGGGGCAGACAAGATCAATGTCAGTGCTGATGAAGGCCAAAAACTCAGTTTGCCAATAGGACCAAGACTAAGTAGTACTGGAAGTGGTGGAAGGCTCAGCTCAGGAAGTGTTGTAAGGCGTTGTCACAGTGTAGGTAGCAATGGCAGGTTAAGTAGCTCAGGAAGTGGTGGCAGGCTTAGCACTTCACCCAGCAGATACAGGATTAGTAGCTCTGGAAAACCCATTTACAGATCAGCTAGTGGAAGCAGAAGCAACATGGGGTACGCAACACAACCAACTGGAGGAAGAACAACCAGCATTAAAACAGCCCCAAGCCCTAGAGGGAGAACAAGTGCTAACCGGAGTAGCAGTGGGGGGTTGAGCAGTTCCACAAATGGTGGGATTGGTGGGATCAGCAGCACTGGGAGCATGTCTCAAGTTAGCGGCTCAGGAAGCACAGACAGAATCAGTAGCCCAGCCAGTGGTGGTTTCAGCAGCTCCTCTGGGACAGGTAGGGCCACGAGCTCAGGGGGTCGGGTAATCAGCAGCAGTGACTGGCTGAAAAGGAACCCTGGCTGTGGAGCCAAGGGCAACAAAGAAAGAATCAGCATTTGTAAGATGGCTGCATTGTCAATCTCAGCAGCAGGGCGGGAAAGAAGCCAGGAGAGACGAAGACCAACTTAG